In Nitrososphaerota archaeon, the genomic window CTCCCTACAATCCCTTTGACCTTCGGGTCGTACTTCAAACTTTCAGGGCGTTCTATCTCTGATTCAAGCATGAAAAATGCACCTGGCATATAATCGAATAAGCCCTGTGAATTGCCAACCGGGACGAAGACACACGCTTTTGAATCTTCAGTTTCCCTTGTTATCTTCTCTATTCTAACGGTGTACTTTTGCGGCAATTTTTCGACCCTGCTCCAAGATGGACAAATAAAACAGTTTCTTAATCGTCTACCGTTTTATTTACGCCAAAGCTTTTCTGAAGTTTTTATCAGATGTTATTACTGGATTAACAGGATCTGCCAAGATAACTTCGTACCAGAGATGCTTCCCGTCTTTGTGGACAAAATATGAGCCAAGAACCTTCATGTTAGGATATTTCTCTGCTACTCTCCTTTCAGCAACTTGCTGCATGTTGACATTCGCTCTCATCCTAGTGACTCCGAGGTGTTTAGGCCTCCTCCCAGCCACAGGCCTCTGCCTCCTCATTCCTCCCCTTCCTACTTTAATCCGTACTACTGCGATGCCCTTCTTGGCCTTGTACCCCAAGGCCCTCGCTCTCTGCAGCTTCGATGGCCTGTCTACTCTCACAATTGTTCTCTGCCTTCTCCATTCTATAGCTCTGGCTCTGATGTCGCCATA contains:
- a CDS encoding 50S ribosomal protein L15e; the encoded protein is MYRHIEQTWQKITKDSYGDIRARAIEWRRQRTIVRVDRPSKLQRARALGYKAKKGIAVVRIKVGRGGMRRQRPVAGRRPKHLGVTRMRANVNMQQVAERRVAEKYPNMKVLGSYFVHKDGKHLWYEVILADPVNPVITSDKNFRKALA